Proteins co-encoded in one Chrysemys picta bellii isolate R12L10 chromosome 13, ASM1138683v2, whole genome shotgun sequence genomic window:
- the LOC103306639 gene encoding olfactory receptor 10A7-like, whose amino-acid sequence MAQMPWTNHTSITKFILLGFGNRNEVQILLFVVFLVIYIVTLAGNLLIVALVVADQHLHTPMYFFLGNLSFLETCYTSVSVPRLLSGLLVEDRTISFRDCITQLFFLSALACIECFLLAVMAYDRYLAICNPLNYNVMMNLRVCLQMVSASWITGFSATALVVGMVPQLSFCSYNEINNFFCDMEELLKLSCTKSSLVEMIVLLSCSLVTLAPFLFIVVSYIHILLAILRIASSAERQKAFSTCASHLLVVSLYYGTIIIMYVVPSAERSPAFHKVLSLMYTVITPMFNPIIYSLRNKEVKGTFRKVVLQSLGMA is encoded by the coding sequence ATGGCACAAATGCCATGGACAAATCACACATCCATCACCAAGTTCATTCTCCTGGGATTTGGGAACCGGAACGAAGTTCAGATTCTGCTTTTTGTGGTTTTTCTAGTGATCTATATTGTGACCTTGGCTGGGAACCTTCTGATTGTTGCtctagttgtggctgatcagcaccttcacacccccatgtatttctttctggggaacttgtccttccTGGAGACCTGCTATACCTCAGTGAGTGTCCCCAGATTGCTGTCTGGGCTCCTCGTAGAAGACAGGACAATCTCATTCAGGGACTGTATCACACAGTTATTTTTCCTCAGTGCTTTGGCTTGCATTGAGTGCTTCCTCCTTGCAGTCATGGCTTATGACCGTTACTTAGCCATATGCAACCCACTCAACTATAATGTTATGATGAACCTCAGGGTCTGCCTTCAGATGGTATCTGCCTCCTGGATAACTGGTTTCTCAGCCACTGCTTTAGTAGTGGGGATGGTGCCCCAGCTAAGCTTCTGCAGctacaatgaaattaataatttcTTCTGCGACATGGAGGAGCTGCTCAAATTGTCCTGCACAAAAAGCTCCCTGGTGGAAATGATtgttctgctctcctgctccctggTAACCCTAGCTCCTTTCCTCTTTATTGTTGTGTCTTACATTCATATCCTCTTGGCCATCCTGAGAATCGCCTCCTCTGCTGAGAGGcagaaggccttttccacctgcgcCTCTCACCTGCTGGTGGTGAGTCTGTATTACGGGACCATCATTATTATGTATGTGGTGCCATCAGCAGAGCGATCCCCTGCCTTCCATAAAGTTCTGTCTCTCATGTACACGGTTATCACCCCAATGTtcaaccccatcatctacagtcttaggaacaaagaggtgaagggGACATTCAGGAAA